A segment of the Superficieibacter sp. HKU1 genome:
AGCCATGGCAATAACTTGATGACCAGCGCAAACAGGCCGCCAACAAACATTAGCGCCGTCGCCACAAACAGCGCGGCGATGATGCCCAGCAGTGATACGCCTGTCATCAGCAGCACAACAAAAAATCCGATAACAAAAAGTAGTTCCAGCATGACGATTTCTCCGAAATATGCCTGATGCAGAAACACTTACAAAAATCGTGCCAAAATTAACTTATTGATTCGCAATAAAAAATTCCCCGCTTACGATAGCGAGGCGTGGTGAAATTGACCAGATTGTAGTGAAGATTAGCGTTTATCCGCCACCAGCTTCAGTGCCTGCTCGAGCACTTCAATATCGGCTCCCGCCTTGTGCGCATTTTCACTCAGATAGCGACGCCACTGACGCGCGCCGGGGATGCCCTGAAACAGACCCAGCATATGCCGTGAGATATGCCCAAGGTAGGTTCCCTGACTCAGCTCGCGTTCGATGTACGGGTACATGGCGCGGACTATCGCCACCGGATCGGCATCAGCCCCCGTGGCGTTAAAGATTTC
Coding sequences within it:
- the pspG gene encoding envelope stress response protein PspG, producing MLELLFVIGFFVVLLMTGVSLLGIIAALFVATALMFVGGLFALVIKLLPWLLLAVAVVWVIRVIKAPKVPQYQCNKRSRY